In one window of Pseudomonas putida DNA:
- a CDS encoding extracellular solute-binding protein, translating to MMPTPRLRLACSLLLACLSLPALAAPQHALTLYDEPPKYPADFKHFDYVNPDAPKGGTFRQSSFGGFDSLNPFINKGVSADNISIIYDTLMRQSLDEPFTEYGLVAGKIEKAPDNSWVRFYLRPEARFHDGHPIRAEDVVFSFNALTQQGAPLYRQYYGDVSEVIVEDPLRVLFKFKHSNNRELPLILGQLPVLPKHWYETRDFTRGNLEIPLGSGPYKVAEVKAGRSIRYERVKDYWAKDLPINRGMFNFDAMTFDSYRDTAVALEALKAGQFDYALEVSAKNWATAYNVPAVRDGRLIKEELPNGNPVGMQGFIFNLRKPVFQDIRVRQALSLLLDYEWTNKQLFNGAYTRTGSYFENSEMAATGLPSADELKILEPLRGKIPEQVFSEAFHNPVTDGSGMIREQQRKAYQLLMDAGWKIENDKMVDAQGKPVSIEFLLAQTEFERILLPFKRNLADLGIDLTIRRVDVSQYITRLRSRDFDMIVGGFPQSNSPGNEQREYWTSAAADRSGSRNTIGLRDPAIDQLVEDLINADSRQSLVAHTRALDRVLLWGYYVIPNWHIKTWRVAYWNHLGHPKVSPKYDIGIDTWWIKPDVTPAVSEARVPLVDEAN from the coding sequence ATGATGCCGACGCCTCGCCTGCGCCTGGCCTGCAGCCTGTTGCTCGCCTGCCTGAGCCTACCCGCGCTGGCCGCCCCGCAACACGCCCTGACGCTCTACGACGAACCGCCCAAGTACCCCGCCGACTTCAAGCATTTCGACTACGTCAATCCCGATGCCCCCAAGGGCGGGACCTTCCGCCAGTCCAGCTTCGGCGGTTTCGACAGCCTCAACCCCTTCATCAACAAGGGCGTATCGGCCGACAACATCAGCATCATCTACGACACCCTGATGCGCCAGAGCCTGGACGAGCCCTTCACCGAGTACGGGCTGGTCGCCGGCAAGATCGAGAAGGCCCCTGACAACAGCTGGGTACGCTTCTACCTGCGACCTGAAGCACGCTTCCATGACGGCCACCCCATCCGCGCCGAAGACGTCGTGTTCAGCTTCAACGCCCTCACCCAGCAGGGTGCGCCGTTGTACCGCCAGTACTACGGTGATGTCTCCGAGGTGATCGTCGAGGACCCGCTGCGCGTCTTGTTCAAGTTCAAGCACAGCAACAACCGCGAACTGCCACTGATCCTGGGCCAGTTGCCAGTGCTGCCCAAGCATTGGTACGAGACTCGCGACTTCACCCGCGGCAACCTTGAGATCCCGCTGGGCAGCGGCCCGTACAAGGTCGCCGAGGTCAAGGCCGGACGCTCGATCCGTTACGAGCGGGTCAAGGACTACTGGGCCAAGGACCTGCCGATCAACCGCGGCATGTTCAACTTCGACGCCATGACCTTCGACTCCTACCGCGACACTGCCGTCGCCCTCGAGGCGCTTAAGGCCGGGCAGTTCGACTATGCCCTGGAAGTCAGCGCGAAGAACTGGGCCACCGCCTACAACGTCCCTGCGGTGCGCGACGGGCGTCTGATCAAGGAAGAGTTGCCCAACGGCAATCCGGTCGGCATGCAGGGCTTCATCTTCAACCTGCGCAAGCCCGTGTTCCAGGACATCCGCGTGCGCCAGGCCCTGAGCCTGCTGCTCGATTACGAATGGACCAACAAGCAGCTGTTCAACGGTGCCTATACCCGCACCGGCAGCTACTTCGAAAACTCCGAGATGGCCGCTACGGGCCTCCCCTCCGCCGACGAGTTGAAGATTCTCGAGCCGCTGCGCGGCAAGATCCCCGAGCAGGTCTTCAGCGAGGCGTTCCACAATCCCGTCACCGACGGCAGCGGCATGATTCGCGAGCAGCAACGCAAGGCTTACCAGTTGTTGATGGACGCCGGTTGGAAGATCGAGAACGACAAGATGGTCGACGCCCAGGGCAAGCCGGTGTCGATCGAGTTTCTCCTGGCACAGACCGAGTTCGAACGCATCCTGCTGCCGTTCAAGCGCAACCTCGCCGACCTGGGCATCGACCTGACCATCCGTCGCGTCGACGTCTCGCAATACATCACGCGCCTGCGCTCGCGCGACTTCGACATGATCGTCGGCGGCTTCCCGCAATCCAACTCGCCGGGCAACGAACAGCGCGAGTACTGGACCAGCGCTGCCGCCGACCGCTCGGGCAGCCGCAACACCATCGGCCTGCGCGACCCGGCCATCGACCAACTGGTCGAAGACCTGATCAATGCCGACTCGCGCCAGAGCCTGGTCGCCCACACCCGCGCGCTGGACCGTGTACTGCTGTGGGGCTACTACGTCATTCCCAACTGGCACATCAAGACCTGGCGGGTCGCCTACTGGAACCACCTTGGCCATCCGAAGGTGTCACCCAAATACGATATCGGCATCGACACCTGGTGGATCAAGCCTGACGTGACCCCGGCCGTCAGCGAAGCGCGCGTGCCACTCGTGGACGAGGCGAACTGA
- a CDS encoding microcin C ABC transporter permease YejB, producing the protein MLAYILRRLLLIIPTLFGILIINFIIVQAAPGGPVEQMIAKLEGFDGATSRIAGGGAEVSVAGSNYRGAQGLDPALVAEIERMYGFDKSAPERLWIMVKNYAQLDFGDSFFRDAKVIDLIAEKMPVSISLGLWSTLIMYLVSIPLGIAKAVRHGSHFDVWTSSAIIVGYAIPAFLFAILLIVLFAGGSYFDWFPLRGLTSNNFDELSTTGKVMDYFWHLVLPITALVIGNFATMTLLTKNSFLDEINKQYVITAKAKGLSRNRVLYGHVFRNAMLLVIAGFPSAFIGIFFTGSLLIEVIFSLDGLGLMSFEAAINRDYPVVFGTLFIFTLLGLVVKLIGDLTYTLVDPRIDFASREH; encoded by the coding sequence ATGCTTGCCTACATTCTGCGCCGCCTGCTGCTGATCATCCCGACCCTGTTCGGCATCCTCATCATCAACTTCATCATCGTCCAGGCCGCCCCCGGTGGCCCGGTCGAGCAGATGATCGCCAAGCTCGAAGGCTTCGATGGCGCCACCAGCCGCATTGCCGGCGGCGGTGCCGAAGTATCGGTAGCCGGCTCCAACTACCGCGGCGCCCAAGGCCTGGACCCGGCGCTGGTCGCTGAAATCGAACGCATGTACGGCTTCGACAAGTCAGCCCCGGAGCGGTTGTGGATCATGGTCAAGAACTACGCCCAGCTCGACTTCGGCGACAGCTTCTTCCGCGATGCCAAGGTCATCGACCTGATCGCCGAGAAGATGCCCGTGTCGATCTCGCTGGGGTTGTGGAGCACACTGATCATGTACCTGGTGTCGATCCCGCTAGGGATTGCCAAGGCGGTGCGCCATGGCAGCCACTTCGACGTCTGGACCAGCTCGGCGATCATCGTCGGCTACGCCATCCCCGCGTTCCTCTTCGCCATCCTGCTGATCGTGCTGTTCGCCGGTGGCAGCTATTTCGACTGGTTCCCGCTCCGGGGCCTGACGTCGAACAACTTCGACGAGCTGTCCACCACCGGCAAGGTGATGGACTACTTCTGGCACCTGGTGCTGCCGATCACCGCGCTGGTGATCGGCAACTTCGCCACCATGACCCTGCTGACCAAGAACAGCTTCCTCGACGAGATCAACAAGCAGTACGTGATCACCGCCAAGGCCAAGGGCCTGAGCCGCAACCGCGTGCTCTACGGCCATGTATTCCGCAACGCCATGCTGCTGGTGATCGCAGGCTTTCCGTCGGCGTTCATCGGTATCTTCTTCACCGGCTCCCTGCTGATCGAGGTGATTTTCTCTCTCGACGGCCTGGGCCTGATGAGTTTCGAAGCGGCCATCAACCGCGACTACCCGGTGGTGTTCGGCACCCTGTTCATCTTCACCCTGCTGGGGCTGGTGGTGAAACTGATCGGCGACCTCACCTACACCCTGGTCGATCCGCGCATCGACTTCGCCAGCCGGGAGCACTGA